A genomic region of Ovis aries strain OAR_USU_Benz2616 breed Rambouillet chromosome 20, ARS-UI_Ramb_v3.0, whole genome shotgun sequence contains the following coding sequences:
- the LOC101111669 gene encoding histone H2A type 1-C produces MSGRGKQGGKARAKAKSRSSRAGLQFPVGRVHRLLRKGNYAERVGAGAPVYLAAVLEYLTAEILELAGNAARDNKKTRIIPRHLQLAIRNDEELNKLLGRVTIAQGGVLPNIQAVLLPKKTESHHKAKGK; encoded by the coding sequence aTGTCTGGACGTGGCAAGCAAGGCGGTAAGGCGCGAGCAAAGGCCAAGTCTCGTTCTTCGCGGGCGGGGCTCCAGTTCCCCGTTGGGCGAGTCCATCGTCTACTACGCAAAGGCAATTACGCCGAGCGGGTAGGCGCTGGGGCCCCGGTGTACCTGGCGGCGGTGCTGGAGTACCTGACGGCCGAGATTTTAGAGCTGGCGGGTAACGCGGCGCGCGACAACAAGAAGACTCGTATCATCCCGCGTCACTTGCAGCTGGCCATCCGCAACGACGAAGAGCTCAACAAGCTGCTGGGCCGTGTGACCATCGCTCAGGGTGGTGTTCTGCCCAACATCCAGGCGGTGCTGCTGCCCAAGAAAACCGAGAGCCACCACAAGGCCAAGGGCAAGTAA
- the LOC101111915 gene encoding histone H2B type 1-C/E/F/G/I — translation MPEPAKSAPAPKKGSKKAVTKAQKKDGKKRKRSRKESYSVYVYKVLKQVHPDTGISSKAMGIMNSFVNDIFERIAGEASRLAHYNKRSTITSREIQTAVRLLLPGELAKHAVSEGTKAVTKYTSSK, via the coding sequence atGCCTGAGCCAGCCAAGTCCGCTCCTGCCCCGAAGAAGGGCTCCAAGAAGGCGGTGACCAAGGCCCAGAAGAAAGATGGGAAGAAGCGCAAGCGCAGCCGGAAGGAGAGCTACTCTGTGTATGTGTACAAGGTGCTGAAGCAGGTCCACCCGGACACCGGCATCTCGTCCAAGGCCATGGGCATCATGAACTCCTTCGTCAACGACATCTTCGAGCGTATTGCGGGCGAGGCATCGCGCCTTGCGCATTACAACAAGCGTTCGACCATCACATCCAGGGAGATCCAGACGGCCGTGCGCCTGCTGTTGCCCGGGGAGTTGGCCAAACATGCTGTATCCGAGGGTACCAAGGCTGTCACCAAGTATACCAGCTCTAAGTAA
- the H1-6 gene encoding histone H1t, which translates to MSETAPAAPADQVLASMDKPQARKRVKKPVGLTGVNRKTASASVSKLITEALSVSQERAGMSLAALKKALSAAGYDVERNNSRIKLGLKGLVSKGILVQTRGTGASGSFKLSKKAAPELSKGKVKKPSAKSRKLVSSRDSKSPKTGKANKRAKKPRTTAAQIAARNGGKTKRTKCKQRKSPAQARAGNPKTGKAKLTQQETNTRNATTKK; encoded by the coding sequence atgtCTGAGACGGCGCCTGCCGCTCCAGCCGACCAGGTTCTGGCTTCTATGGACAAACCTCAAGCGAGAAAGCGGGTAAAGAAGCCAGTTGGCTTGACGGGTGTGAATCGGAAAACAGCAAGCGCATCAGTGTCCAAGTTGATTACTGAGGCACTTTCGGTCTCCCAGGAGAGAGCTGGCATGTCTTTGGCTGCGCTGAAAAAAGCGCTATCAGCTGCAGGTTACGACGTGGAGAGAAACAATAGTCGCATCAAGCTGGGTCTCAAAGGCTTGGTGAGCAAGGGAATCCTGGTACAGACTAGGGGTACCGGTGCGTCCGGCTCTTTCAAGCTCAGCAAGAAGGCTGCTCCTGAACTTAGTAAGGGAAAAGTCAAAAAACCTTCTGCGAAGAGTAGGAAGCTGGTCTCATCCAGAGATTCAAAGTCTCCGAAGACTGGTAAAGCCAACAAAAGAGCTAAGAAGCCGAGGACCACGGCGGCTCAGATAGCTGCTAGGAATGGGGGGAAAACCAAAAGAACCAAATGCAAACAACGGAAGAGCCCAGCGCAGGCCAGGGCAGGAAACCCCAAAACTGGGAAGGCTAAGCTGACCCAGCAGGAAACTAATACTAGGAATGCAACAACCAAGAAGTAA
- the LOC101105290 gene encoding histone H4 encodes MSGRGKGGKGLGKGGAKRHRKVLRDNIQGITKPAIRRLARRGGVKRISGLIYEETRGVLKVFLENVIRDAVTYTEHAKRKTVTAMDVVYALKRQGRTLYGFGG; translated from the coding sequence ATGTCTGGCCGTGGGAAGGGTGGTAAAGGTCTTGGTAAGGGGGGCGCTAAGCGCCATCGGAAAGTCTTGCGGGACAATATCCAGGGTATTACTAAGCCAGCTATCCGACGTCTGGCTCGTCGTGGAGGCGTCAAACGTATCTCCGGTCTTATCTATGAAGAGACTCGTGGGGTGCTGAAAGTGTTTCTGGAAAACGTGATCCGGGACGCGGTCACCTACACAGAGCACGCCAAGCGCAAGACTGTTACCGCCATGGACGTGGTCTACGCGCTCAAACGTCAGGGCCGTACCCTTTACGGTTTTGGTGGTTGA
- the HFE gene encoding hereditary hemochromatosis protein isoform X1: MGPRARPALLLLILLRTAATQGRPPRSHSLRFLFMGASKPDLGLPLFEALGYVDDQLFVSYDHESRRAERRAPWLWGRATSQLWLQLSQNLKGWDHMFIVDFWTIMDNHNQSKVTKPGALPESHTLQVILGCELREDNSTRGFWKYGYDGQDYLEFRPETLDWRAAEPRAQVTKLEWEVNKIRAKQNRAYLDRDCPEQLLHLLELGRGPLEQQVPPLVKVTHHVTSSLTTLRCRALNFYPQNITIKWLKDKQFLDAKDVKPKDVLPNGDGTYQAWVALAVLPGEEQRYSCHVEHPGLDQPLTATWEPSLSGTLVTGILSGIAVCIIIFLIGILFRTLRRRQSSRGAAVNYALAECE, translated from the exons ATGGGCCCGCGAGCCCGGCCGGCGCTTCTCCTCTTGATCCTCCTGCGGACGGCGGCCACGCAGGGGCGACCGCCGC GGTCACACTCCCTGCGCTTCCTCTTCATGGGCGCCTCCAAGCCAGACCTTGGGCTGCCCCTGTTTGAGGCTTTGGGCTACGTGGATGACCAGCTGTTTGTGTCCTATGATCATGAGAGTCGCCGTGCAGAGCGGCGCGCCCCATGGCTCTGGGGCAGGGCCACCAGCCAGCTGTGGCTGCAGCTGAGTCAGAACCTGAAAGGCTGGGACCACATGTTCATCGTGGACTTCTGGACGATCATGGACAACCACAACCAGAGCAAGG TAACGAAGCCGGGGGCGTTGCCAGAGTCCCACACCCTGCAGGTGATCCTGGGCTGTGAGTTGCGAGAGGACAACAGCACCAGAGGGTTCTGGAAGTACGGATACGATGGGCAGGACTATCTAGAATTCCGGCCTGAGACGCTGGATTGGAGAGCAGCAGAGCCCAGGGCCCAAGTCACCAAGCTGGAGTGGGAAGTGAACAAGATTCGGGCCAAGCAGAACAGGGCCTACCTGGATCGGGATTGCCCCGAGCAACTGCTGCATTTgctggagctggggagagggCCTCTGGAGCAGCAAG TGCCTCCTTTGGTGAAGGTGACTCATCACGTGACCTCTTCGCTGACCACTCTTCGGTGTCGGGCTCTGAACTTCTACCCCCAGAACATCACCATAAAGTGGCTGAAGGACAAGCAGTTCCTGGATGCCAAGGATGTTAAGCCAAAGGATGTGTTGCCCAATGGGGATGGGACCTACCAGGCCTGGGTGGCCTTGGCCGTGCtccctggggaagagcagagataCAGCTGCCACGTGGAGCACCCAGGCCTGGATCAGCCCCTCACTGCCACCTGGG AGCCCTCACTGTCTGGCACCCTGGTCACTGGAATCCTCAGTGGGATTGCTGTTTGCATCATCATCTTCCTTATTGGAATTTTGTTCAGAACCTTAAGGAGACGGCAGTCTTCAA GAGGAGCCGCTGTCAACTATGCCTTAGCCGAATGTGAATGA
- the HFE gene encoding hereditary hemochromatosis protein isoform X2, whose amino-acid sequence MGPRARPALLLLILLRTAATQGRPPRSHSLRFLFMGASKPDLGLPLFEALGYVDDQLFVSYDHESRRAERRAPWLWGRATSQLWLQLSQNLKGWDHMFIVDFWTIMDNHNQSKVPPLVKVTHHVTSSLTTLRCRALNFYPQNITIKWLKDKQFLDAKDVKPKDVLPNGDGTYQAWVALAVLPGEEQRYSCHVEHPGLDQPLTATWEPSLSGTLVTGILSGIAVCIIIFLIGILFRTLRRRQSSRGAAVNYALAECE is encoded by the exons ATGGGCCCGCGAGCCCGGCCGGCGCTTCTCCTCTTGATCCTCCTGCGGACGGCGGCCACGCAGGGGCGACCGCCGC GGTCACACTCCCTGCGCTTCCTCTTCATGGGCGCCTCCAAGCCAGACCTTGGGCTGCCCCTGTTTGAGGCTTTGGGCTACGTGGATGACCAGCTGTTTGTGTCCTATGATCATGAGAGTCGCCGTGCAGAGCGGCGCGCCCCATGGCTCTGGGGCAGGGCCACCAGCCAGCTGTGGCTGCAGCTGAGTCAGAACCTGAAAGGCTGGGACCACATGTTCATCGTGGACTTCTGGACGATCATGGACAACCACAACCAGAGCAAGG TGCCTCCTTTGGTGAAGGTGACTCATCACGTGACCTCTTCGCTGACCACTCTTCGGTGTCGGGCTCTGAACTTCTACCCCCAGAACATCACCATAAAGTGGCTGAAGGACAAGCAGTTCCTGGATGCCAAGGATGTTAAGCCAAAGGATGTGTTGCCCAATGGGGATGGGACCTACCAGGCCTGGGTGGCCTTGGCCGTGCtccctggggaagagcagagataCAGCTGCCACGTGGAGCACCCAGGCCTGGATCAGCCCCTCACTGCCACCTGGG AGCCCTCACTGTCTGGCACCCTGGTCACTGGAATCCTCAGTGGGATTGCTGTTTGCATCATCATCTTCCTTATTGGAATTTTGTTCAGAACCTTAAGGAGACGGCAGTCTTCAA GAGGAGCCGCTGTCAACTATGCCTTAGCCGAATGTGAATGA